In Actinomycetota bacterium, the DNA window CCGGTCAGGGTGGGCGCAACACGACCCAGAGCAGCTCTGGGAGGCTGCTGTCTCCGCCCTGCGCGCGGCGCTGGCAGAGGTGGAGGACCCCGCCGCCGTCCGCGGTGTGGCGGTTGCCAGCATGGCGGAGGCTGGCGTGCCGCTGGACGAGCGCGGACGACCGACGTACGACGTGATCGCCTGGTTCGATCCGCGCACCGCTGAGCAGGGACGCCGCTTCGTGGAGGCGGTCGGTGCCGAGCGGCTGGCTGCCCTCACCGGTCTGCGGCCCCAGCCGATCTACAGCGTGTGCAAGCTGCGCTGGCTCGCCGAGCACGAAGCTGACGCCTTCGCCCGGACCCGCAGCTGGCTGCACGTGGCCGACTTCATCGCCTACCGCCTGTCGGGCGAGCAGGCCACCGACCACTCGTTGGCGTCGCGGACTGCTGCCCTGGACCTGAACCACCTGACCTGGTCGGAGGAGCTGTTGGCGGCCGCAGAGCTACCGGCCTCTGTCCTGGCGCCGCTGGTGTGGGCTGGCACTCGTCTGGGGTCGGTGACCGACGACGCCGCAACCGCGACCGGCCTCCCCGCCGACGCGGCGGTCGCAGCAGGTGGTCACGACCACGTCTGCGGGGCGCTCGGTGCGGCGGTGATCGACGCGGGGCGGGCGCTGGATTCCATGGGGACCGCCGAATCCATCCTCGTCCCGACCCGGCGTGCCCCCACCGGTGGCCACCCGCTCCGCCAGCGCTACAGCTGCGGGGCGCACGTCGTGGCCGACCGCTGGTACCTATCCGGTGGAGTGCACGCCGCCGGAGCCAGCGTGGACTGGATCCTCGATCTGCTCGCCGGCGGTGAGGAACGCGACCGGCTGCTCGCGGACGCCGCCGACGTGCCGCCAGGGGCGCTCGGGGTGGGCTTCCTACCCGACCTTCGCGGCGGGGACGGCACCGGTGTCGCGCGGAGCGCGTTGATGGGGCTCCGACCGGACGTCGGCGCTCCGGCGCTGGTTCGCGGCGTCCTGGAAGGTCTGGCGTTCGCGTTCCGCAACGCACTCGAGACGGTCGTGGAGCACGCCACTCACGACGGCGGCGCGGAGGTCAGGGCCATCGGCGGTGGCGCCCGCAACGACCTGCTTCTTCGGATCAAGGCCACCGTCCTCGGGCGCCCGGTGTGGCGCGTCAGGACCGAGGAGGCGACGGGGCGGGGCGCCGCTCTACTGGGTGCAGTCGGCGCCGGCCTGTTCCCCGACGCTGTGACCGCAGCCGACAGCCTCGAACTGCAGCTCGATGAGGTCGCCCCCGACCACGACCGGGTCGACGACTACCAGGCCCGGTACGAGGCGGTGACGGCAGCTGACTACCAGGCTCTGCGGTCGGTCAGCCAACGGTTGGCGGAACTCGCCGATCGGTGAAGTCTGTACAGCGTCGACCGGCCGACCCGGGCCCCCGGTTAGGGCTGCCTCGACCCTGGCCGACCCCGGGTCGCGTCGCGCTGCGCTGCATCCGCTCGGATGCCCCCTCCGGCCGTTCAGTCACGCCACGCGAGGCGCGGCGGATCCTCGTCGGTGGTCATGCCTGGCGCCATCCACGCCACGTGTCCATCCTGGAGTAAGAGACCGAGACGACGAGGGGTAACCATGCCGATCGACGACAAGAGCGATCTGCCTGACACGATCGAACGCTCGCCGGACAAGGCTCAGCGCACGTTCATGAAGACCTACAACAGCGCTCTGGACACCTACGATGGCGACGAGGAACGGGCGCGACGCACGGCCTACTCGTCGCTGAAGCATGAGTTCGAGAAGGTCGGTGACCACTGGGAGCCCAAGGACGGCAAGGGTCCGTCCGACGAGCGGGCCGCGCGGGGCGCCGACGAGCCGGGTGGCGAAACCGCCGGCGGCGTCGA includes these proteins:
- a CDS encoding FGGY family carbohydrate kinase, which gives rise to MGDELFAGVDVGTTNTKAIIFDLSGRPVAHAAVPTPTDRPRSGWAQHDPEQLWEAAVSALRAALAEVEDPAAVRGVAVASMAEAGVPLDERGRPTYDVIAWFDPRTAEQGRRFVEAVGAERLAALTGLRPQPIYSVCKLRWLAEHEADAFARTRSWLHVADFIAYRLSGEQATDHSLASRTAALDLNHLTWSEELLAAAELPASVLAPLVWAGTRLGSVTDDAATATGLPADAAVAAGGHDHVCGALGAAVIDAGRALDSMGTAESILVPTRRAPTGGHPLRQRYSCGAHVVADRWYLSGGVHAAGASVDWILDLLAGGEERDRLLADAADVPPGALGVGFLPDLRGGDGTGVARSALMGLRPDVGAPALVRGVLEGLAFAFRNALETVVEHATHDGGAEVRAIGGGARNDLLLRIKATVLGRPVWRVRTEEATGRGAALLGAVGAGLFPDAVTAADSLELQLDEVAPDHDRVDDYQARYEAVTAADYQALRSVSQRLAELADR
- a CDS encoding ChaB family protein, producing the protein MPIDDKSDLPDTIERSPDKAQRTFMKTYNSALDTYDGDEERARRTAYSSLKHEFEKVGDHWEPKDGKGPSDERAARGADEPGGETAGGVDVKGHSKEELYERAQELDIHGRSKMNKQELAQRIAQKQD